In Desulfobacter hydrogenophilus, the genomic stretch TTGTAAAAAACGTGGCAGGTATTGTCAATGTTGTTTCTGGGCTTGAAAATTTATATCAACTATTCTGTGAAATGAGTTCTCTTTTTAAAATTTGGGTAGAGACCTAACGAAACAGCTTGCCTTTTGGCCCATCTACTTCGTTGCATCAAAGGCCAAATGGGCCTGCGGTTCAACCTTTAATGCGTCTTGTAGATGAACCAAAATTCAGCGTTATTTTTGCTCAACTCATTTAATCTGTGGTCCTAAGGGTAAAGGCGTGCCAGAAATTCGACAACACAAGCCGGCTTTTCACCACCTTCAATATCAATGGTAATAAGATAACAGATTTGTATACCGCCCTTTACCTCTTCTACTTGATGAATTGTCGTTCTTGCCCGAATTTTGGCCCCAGCTTTAACAGCAGAAGGAAAACGAAGCCTGTTAAGACCATAGTTTACCCGATACTTCATGCCGGGATAATTTTTCTGAAAAAAATCAGGATGATTGCTTTCAGTTAGATAAGGCAATAAAGACAATGTCAAATACCCGTGAGCAATTGTTGATTCATAAGGAGACTCTTTTTTGGCTCGCTGAACATCCGTATGAATCCATTGCACATCACCGGTAACGTCAGC encodes the following:
- a CDS encoding MaoC family dehydratase; its protein translation is MSDQKKCQEFLNFIKPQIGQQIHVGPWLEIDQKRINDFADVTGDVQWIHTDVQRAKKESPYESTIAHGYLTLSLLPYLTESNHPDFFQKNYPGMKYRVNYGLNRLRFPSAVKAGAKIRARTTIHQVEEVKGGIQICYLITIDIEGGEKPACVVEFLARLYP